Proteins from a single region of Eublepharis macularius isolate TG4126 chromosome 9, MPM_Emac_v1.0, whole genome shotgun sequence:
- the SINHCAF gene encoding SIN3-HDAC complex-associated factor, with product MFGFHKPKMYRSLEGCCICRAKSSSSRFTDSKRYEKDFQNCFGLHEARSGDICNACVLLVKRWKKLPAGSKKNWNHVVDIRAGPSLKTTLKPKKMKTLSGTRMKSNQINKLQKELKRHNSDAHSTTSSASPAHSPCYSNQSDDGSDAEMPPGSSRTPVFSFLDLTYWKRQKVCCGIIYKGRFGEVLIDTHLFKPCCSNKKSSSEKPEPQGPQSPPVSNQEEW from the exons atGTTTGGATTCCACAAACCGAAGATGTACCGGAGCTTAGAGGGTTGTTGTATTTGTAGAGCTAAGTCCTCCAGTTCTCGCTTTACCGACAGCAAACGTTATGAAAAGGACTTCCAGAATTGTTTTGG TCTTCATGAGGCTCGCTCAGGAGATATATGCAATGCCTGTGTGCTCCTGGTGAAAAGGTGGAAAAAGCTGCCAGCAGGATCAAAAAAGAACTGGAATCAC GTGGTGGATATAAGAGCTGGACCAAGTCTTAAAACAACACTGAAGCCAAAGAAGATGAAAACACTCTCTGGGACCAGAATGAAGAGCAATCAGATAAACAAACTGCAGAAAGAACTGAAACGACACA ACTCTGATGCCCACAGCACCACCTCAAGCGCCTCCCCAGCCCATTCGCCCTGCTACAGCAACCAATCGGATGATGGCTCAGATGCTGAGATGCCTCCTGGTTCCAGCCGCACACCTGTCTTCTCCTTCTTAGATCTCACTTACTGGAAAAG GCAAAAAGTTTGCTGTGGAATTATTTACAAAGGTCGCTTTGGAGAAGTCCTGATAGACACTCACCTCTTCAAACCCTGCTGTAGTAACAAGAAGTCCTCCAGTGAGAAGCCTGAACCACAAGGCCCTCAGTCACCACCGGTCTCCAACCAGGAAGAGTGGTGA